Part of the Lolium rigidum isolate FL_2022 chromosome 6, APGP_CSIRO_Lrig_0.1, whole genome shotgun sequence genome, cgtcgtgcaacccttaggcatctagccgcccttacgcctgtcacgggtgtaagggcggcaccccgcttgatcatagtagatccgatccgttacgattgctccttgttcttcaaggattagtttaatatctacaatagttaggccttacaaagggttggaggatccagcggcgcgtagggtgtcgtttgctagtcctagacaggatgttccggggatcaacctcgtgttggtttttaggccttgtctaggaccggctcacgatcaccgtgcgtggccgcgaggcccaatcgtgagtaggatgatccgattatgcgatgaaaaccctaaatcgtcgtagatcgctttagctttatcttgatcaagcaggaccaccatatattcgtacaccttgtacgaatcatgggtggatcggctctttgagccgattcacaggataacctgagagccgatcgaggctcgtatttaatgtttacgtgtatgccatgcaggaaactaagcgaggcatcatccaacaccttcccgaccgggtataggtcggtggcacgcccttgcatcagcatcggacgtgtgcgcagaaggctttgcgggccatcgctcggagggaccagggccagccgcagtcctgggagattcccggctctacggtgttgcccgtcgctgcccgccggtgggtttctgaacgCAACaatcccaaagcctatatactattgttcacctatgtgcaccaacaacttactctaagcaatggttcacccatgtgcaccaacaacttatgctaagcaatacaagcaagtatgtgatagcaagatatatataacttcaagcacgatggctatcacaaggtaaagtgcataagtaaagagctcgggtatagagataaccgaggcacgcagagacgatgatttatcccggagttcacactcttgcgagtgctaatcttcggtggagaggtgcggttgcttagtgctcccgaacgccacaagaggctcaccttgaggtgtggttgctcgatgcacaccaacgccacaaaggcctcaccccaagatgcggtactcacaccacacaccgaacgccacgaaggcgcctcacctaaatctccggtgaccctcgccacaaaggcctaggtcacggttccactaagggatttccttcgaggcggaaaccgggccttacacaaagattggggcacacatccacaacttaattggaggctcccaacaaatcgccacaaaggcctagaatccgtctagggttccaagaacccaagagtaacaaccttcttgctttcaccaccacgaatcaccgtggagaactcaaaccgatgcaccaaatgcaatggcaagaacaccacaaagatgctcaagtccttctctctcaaattccaacaaagctacaaaagctattgggggaataagagaggaagaacaaattaagaggaggaacaccaaatttctccaagatctagatctagtggattcccctcacaaagagagggatttgattggtaggaatgtagatctagatctcctcttccttttccctcaaaaagattcaagaagcataggaggagtagagggaaagggaagctctcaaggtcaacaatggtggagagcacaaaggggaagaggtagctgcccaaggaggaagaaggggggcttaaataccccctcccatcgaaatatgactatttgggtcagctcaggccggattttccgggccggatatttgcaaaatatccgggccccgaaaaacggctaaggacatgagaaaactaCTCTCAGgaagggggccggacatttggctggatatttgcccggatttgtccaaaaaccggatttttccgggggggggcggattatccgccccaaacttgggccggaatatccgcccccgaaAACCGGCGAAACATCAAacagaaacgggcataactttagcatccggactccgattttgatgatcttggacttgttttaaagctaggaacaagctctacaagatcatgcaggaaaccatcatagtccaacaagggaggatagaaacaaatgatgaaaggtttgacctatctaaaaaagacataccggtaaaacctccaatcttgaaaatgcaacaagttgcccgtgcaaaaaccattcttgatgaactagagcttgtcatgagaataagcacaagctctaaatcatcacatggataagatccaaataataaccaagaaagatgatgaaccaaactcgaaaacgcaacaagtgatctatgcaaaatccgttttcgatgaactagagcttgtcatgagaataagcacaagctctaaaacatcacatggataaggtccaaataacaaccaagaaagatgatgcaaggatgcaaatgtttgagctctctccgaacgatacgatcgagttactcactcgagagccctcttgatagtacggcaactaaactaaaaaccggtctccaactacactatgagaccggtgagaaagaaaccctatcaagagcaaaccttatacttgcgcattccacttgagcttgatgacgacgatcttgacctcaacaagatggaacgcctttcttgcttgtgcttgcttgacgaagtcttgtagattgctcccccataaaccaccatgggagagcttcttctttggcgcatcttcgcataaccatgaccaccatgtggattgctcccccataatccaccatgggagagcttcttcttcggcgcatcttcacatatccatgatcaccatatggatggcaagactcaagcaaaggatctcttcgagatggctcatcttgaacttgcacatcatttctccatggcaagcttcaagcttatgaactcttcgagttggctcatcttgaacttgcacttcatttcttcattcttcatcatgttgatgtcttgaagtaacttgagggctcacttcatcttcatcttcaagacatacttgacacttgatatccttcatcaatttcttcttattgcaaccttgaagccaacatatggttcaagaattgcctatggacaactcctacaaatataactcaatgcaaacattagtccatagggattgtcattaattaccaaaaccacacatgggggctccatgcactttcaggggTGTGGGAGGGAAAATCATGGCAGCCGGCGCACCATCAAGCTGCAGCGCCGGCGGTAAGaaacttaccaccggcgcaccaacatGGTGATGCACCGGCGGTAAGGGCTCGATTTTCTTTGATCTGGTCTGGTCCCCTTCGAACTTTATCACCGGCGCGTCTTTtttgcttgtgcgccggcagtaagacaccatcgccggcgcggcgacatGTAGGTGCGCCGGCATTATTTGCCACCGGTGCATGGATTTGCTGGTGCGCCGGTACTGCTATTTCCATCTATAggcattttcctagtagtgtagtgTAGCAATCATCGGGAGGCGTCGGCTTTGGCATACGCAGCGCCCTGGATTTCCATGCCTTGTGAAGCAGTTTACGCCGTAGCGACGCATCACCAACATCCAGCTGCAGCAACCAATACTCCACTTGCAACCAAAGCAGCGCCCTCAAGAGGGGAACAAcgctgagacgccgccgctgcccggtcCAGCAGGctagacctagggtttcccccgatgcTTGAGGAGGAAGTCCGGTGGGAGTCATgccaacgcctccaagaaggtaacggCACCCTCGGGCGTCGCCGTTGACAGCGCAGGCTCTTGCCACGTGGGGATTTCGCCCCGACCCACGAACAGGACCTTCAATGGTGCAGGGGCAGACCGGAGGTGGTGATGAAGGTAGCTGGAGTAGACCGACACTCGGAGGAAGCCTAGAAACATCGAAGGAGGAGGGGCACCGGCCAGCGCaggcgccgccgcgccggcccACAACTGCCGCCGCCGGGATCCGTCGGGGCAGAGCAGAGCAGCCATCGCCCAAAGGGTCGTTGCTCGCATGCCCGCGCGTCCGACGTCCTCCACCAGCGACGGCCGGGAGGAGGGTGGGAGGAGGGGGATCGAAGAAGGGGAAGTCAGCCCCGCAGCTAGCGTCGTCGCGGAGCGCCACGGCTGCGGCCCGCACGGCCTAGGTCAGGCCCAGATTGggcccgagcgccgccgcctgcAGGCGCACCGCCACCAGTAGGCGTTCCGCGTCGCGCAGCTTGCTGGCGCCGCGCCGTCGTGCGCCGCCTTCGTTCCCCGCCCCTACACCACGCCGCCTCGCAGCCCGCGCGACCCGCGCGAAGGAGCTCCGTCAGGGTGCGCCACGCACACAGCCCCCCGCCTTTGGCGgtcgggcgccgccaccaccgccgacggcggcggcagccagGGAGCAGGGGAGCTCGGTTTGGTTTTAGGGTTTGgggtggtcgcctccggagtcgccCGCGCGAGCGACCCGGGAGGCAGAGGGGGTATTTTGCACCCTTTTGATATCATTTCTTCTAGTCCTCATTATGTGCTTGATCTATTATCTTTGTCTATGTGGATGAATTTGACTCTGTTTGGGTGGGAGCCTCGGCTGTGATGTGGTCTATTAGGACCATTCTTGATCATTCACCTGCTAGGCTGCTAGGGAGTAGATTCTTTTTTTTTACACCTTTACCGTAGGGAAACCCCTACGGTGTATTTTCTTATATTAATATGGAAAAGGAACTTTACTTGCGAGCTCCCAAAAAATGAGGGAAATACATCAAGGGGGGTAGAAATGTGGAATAAACAACATACCAATTAATAGAAGGTGCCCAACAGACAGTCTACTAGCGGTTGAACCAAGGATGGCTTTATTTTGTAGTGATGAAACATGTCACTTTTACAGCAAACCTTCAAACGATTGAAGGAGGCCGGTATTTGCTTAAAGATCAAGTCATTCCGAGCTCTCCATATATTCCAAGTTAAGGGAGCAGATTCTGATTAGGCATGGTAACACTTCTGGGAGATGTCATTTGTATGATGAGCTGGAATCTGTAGACCACCTTCTCTTTCAGTGTCCCCTGGGCCCTGGCTGCCTTTGTTTGGTCTACACTTAGTGTAAAGTTGTTGATTGGCCTGCTAGTTCTCATTCTGTGCTTGACCTGTTATGTTTgtctaagttgatcaatttgactgTGCTTGGGTGGGAGCCTCTGTTGTGATGTGGTCTCTTTGGACCATTCGCAGCAAGTTGATATTTGAAGGTAAAATCCTTAAACATCCTATGCTTTCTTCATGCTTTTTTTCCCTTTCTTCAGTCCTGCCAACCTCTGTGGACGGACAGAATGGCGGTGGTGCTAGATTTGGTCATGGCTCGATATAGGAGGGAAGATAAAAAGGTTTAGACGCTGAAGAAATCAAGTGTGAAgttgcttttggcatattttcTGATGGTGGTGTTCATTCGTCGATCAGCTTGGCGTGTTTCTGTTGGGAGCTTTGTGGCTGTAGGAGTTCCTAAATACATGGATCGTTGCGTAGGCTTGTTTTCTCAAGCAGAGTTTGCTCTTGTTTAAGTCTAGCTTTATTTTCTTCTCCCCCTGTTCGTGTGTGCCCTATAGGTAACCTGAAGCCTTGGATGGATATGAGCTGATGTGTCCGTTCCAACGCAAGGATGGATATGAGCGTTCAATAACTAACCAAGATAACAACCACATAGCTACATGTCCAAGATAACAATCGGCAGCAGCTATTTCTTCTCCCCCTGTTCGTGTGTGCCCTATATAGGTAACCTGAAGCCTTCGATGGATATGAGCGTTCTAATCAAGTAACCTGAAGCTATTTGGTTGAACTTTTGTAGACTTGTTGCAGGCTTTTCAAGCGACGATGCAACAATTTTAATTTTCCATATTTATTTTTCTTAGCTTCTTTAGTTCACTGATCTAAAGTTCAGACACTGAGAATACAGTCTGCGGACTTGTGTTTTTCTGTTGAACGAAAACCAAACAGCTGCAGAAAGTAGTAGAAGGCAGAGGAGAAGCACTGGATGGGTTTTGTGTGGTAGATATTGACATTGCAAGAGTCAAGTTAGACAAAGATACCAAAAATGCAAAGAGATAGCACATTCCACAGTAAAATCTTACTAACATTTTCAAAAGAAAGTGACCCCATATCAGCGGTACCACAGGTTTTTGTAGAGGTACAATTCAGTGCTGGGTCTGTTGCGCAAGTTACAACGTCGAAGGGGGGCATTGCTAACTGAAATCGCGAGCAGATCTATTGTGCGCGGATCTGAAAATGGACAGATTGCAACTGTAAGCGCTGGTTTCTGAACTGAAAGACAGTTTCATGTGGGGGCGGGTTCCAATGCATTGAAAATTTGAAATGGACAAGAGGGTAGAAATACAGCAGCGGATAGAAAACTACAAACAAGTCAGGAAAAAAATGGAGGGGAGAAATAGATCTGGAAAAAAAATGGAGGCTGGACCTGCTGAGATTTACACATTTGCATACTGAAACATAACAGGAGCATCAGAAGCAGACACATGTAATACTACAAAGCCCATATCAAGAGATGGGGACAGACAAACAGATTGATTCAAATTAACGATGCACCATTAGTATTTCTCGAGACAGAGAAACAGATTTTTTTCCTAGAGCCAGTACAATCCTTGCAAGATCAAACAACGAACAGACCCACACAGCTAACTACAGAGTCACCGAAGCAGAAGAGTCTAGGAGGAGGTGAACTTGGTGACAGCTTTGGTGCCCTCAGAGACGGCATGCTTGGCGAGCTCCCCGGGGAGGACGAGACGAACGGAGGTCTGGATCTCCCGGGACGTGATGGTGGGCTTCTTGTTGTACCGGGCGAGCTTGGCGGACTCGCCGGCGAGCTTCTCGAATATATCGTTGATGAAGGAGTTCATGATGGACATGGCCTTGGAGGAGATGCCGATGTCGGGGTGCACCTGCTTGAGCACCTTGAAGATGTAGATCTTGTACGTCTCGACGCTcttcttggccttcttcttgcccttcttctcGCCGCCCTCCTTGGAGGCGGCCTTGCCCGCCGGCAGCCGCTTCTCGGCCTTGGGCTTCTTGCCGGCGGGGGTCTTCTTGGCCTTCTCGGCCGCGGGCTCCTCCTCCACgggcttcttctccgccggcttcttctcggccttggGCGCCATGGATGATTCTCGGGGGAGAGGTGAGGTCTGGCGCTGGTGGTGGTGTTTCGCTTGAAGGTGGGGTCGTGGGGAGTAGGTTGCAGATGAGATGTGAAGAAAAGAGATGGGGGCGGAGTCCTTATATGCAAGGGAGGAGCCGAACGCTGATTGGTGGAGAGGTGGGTGCCTCGGATCGGTGACGTGAAGTGATCCAGCCGTTCGCTGCTGTTTGGGATCAACGGACCAGATGTGCTGTCGCGCGGATCGCTGACGTGGCGAGATGGTAGGCCGGTGGATTTCAGCGCGCGCATGGTTGAGTCGGCATTAGTTCTATCTTTCTTGGGTATGAACACGTCAGGCAGCTGTACTATGTTAAAAATACAGCAAACCTGAAACAAGCTGTATAATCAATCACCAAGGGCAATAACAAGATTTACATGACCGTAATATCAAACGCAAATCCAAGTGAGAATTAGCACACAGCAAAAATATGTTTGCATTTTGGCAG contains:
- the LOC124663897 gene encoding histone H2B.1-like, whose product is MAPKAEKKPAEKKPVEEEPAAEKAKKTPAGKKPKAEKRLPAGKAASKEGGEKKGKKKAKKSVETYKIYIFKVLKQVHPDIGISSKAMSIMNSFINDIFEKLAGESAKLARYNKKPTITSREIQTSVRLVLPGELAKHAVSEGTKAVTKFTSS